From Coregonus clupeaformis isolate EN_2021a unplaced genomic scaffold, ASM2061545v1 scaf0259, whole genome shotgun sequence:
aaccccccatagcgcccctggtccggtctggccccgctggctggagctggactggacgtagcaggagcggttagcttcaactccgtagtggagccgttgaccggtacctggttaggcaccggtgacccaggcacgggttgtgccggacagacgacgcgcacccctggcttggtgcgtgaggcaggaaaggaccggacctggctgacgatgcgcacccctggcttggtgcgtggagcagcaacgggccggaccgggctgacgatacgcacccctggcttggtgcgagtagcaggaacgggctggaccaggctgacgactcgcacccctggcttggtgcgagtagcaggaacgggctggaccaggctgacgactcgcacccctggcttggtgcgtggagcaggaacaggccggaccgggctgacgatgcgcacccctggcttggtgcgtggagccggaacggccctcaccggactgacgactcgcacccctggcttggtgcgtggagcagcgacgggccggactgggctgacgatgcgcacccctggcttggtgcgtggagccggaacgggcctcaccggactgacgactcgcacccctggcttggtgcgagtggcaggaacaggccgggccgggctggcgacgcgcaccgtaggcttggtgcgtggagcagggacaggccgggctgggctggcgacgcacaccgtaggcctggtgcgtggagcagggacaggccgggctgggctgacatGCGTTCTATGTGACGTTGTAATTATATGCCACATAAAAGTGATCAGGCATCTTAGTAAGAGAATAGGGGCCTACTGTATGCTACACAGCTGGTACAGGACACATTGGACagccttcatgttcctgttcaaTACTAACGCTTCCAGGAGAGTGGAGACAGTTGGTACAAGGGGACACCAGCTTCCTGGACCTGAGTGACTAATTCAAAACCATAATATTTTCTGTCACAAGTACAAATAACCAGACAAATACATTTGCAGACCGTTTAGATATTTATTTACTATCACAAGAGTAAAATAGTGCAATGAAACAAGGAATGAAACAAGGAATGAAACAAGGAATGAAACAAGGAATGAAACAAGGAATGAAACAAGGAATGAAACAAGGAATGAAACAAggtgaatgtgatgaaagagaAAACCCTCAGAGTTACAGTTTAAGTCCATACCATATATAGTTACAGTTTAAACACACCAGTTACAATGAGGAAATAAATCCATATAAACCCCAGTAACGACCCCCACCCTAACGACCCCCACCCTAACGACCACCACCCTAACGACCACCACCCTAACGACCACCACCCTAATGACCACCACCCTAACGACCACCACCATAACGACCACCACCCTAACGACCACCACCCTAACGAGCACCACCCTAACGACCACCACCATAACGACCACCACCCTAACGACCACCACCCTAACGACCACCACCCTAACGACCACCACCATAACGACCACCACCCTAGCGACCACCACCCTAACGACCACCACCAACGACCACCACCCTAATGACCACCACCTTAGCGACCACCACCCCTAACGACCACCACCCTAACGACCACCACCCTAACGACCACCACCCTAATGACCACCACCCTAGCGACTACCACCCTAACGACCACCACCCTAACGACCACCACCCTAACGACCACCACCCTAACGACCACCACCCTAACGACCACCACCCTAGCGACCACCACCCTAACGACCACCACCCTAACGACCACCACCCTAACGACCACCACCCTAACGACCACCACCCTAGCGACCACCACCCTAACGACCACCACCCTAACGACCACCACCCTAACGACCACCACCCTAATGACCACCACCCTAACGACCACCACCCTAACGACCACCACCCTAATGACCACCACCCTAGCGACCACCACCCTAACGACCACCACCCTAACGACCACCACCCTAACGAGCACCACCCTAACGACCACCACCATAACGACCACCACCCTAACGACCACCACCCTAACGACCACCACCCTAACGACCACCACCCTAGCGACCACCACCCTAACGACCACCACCCTAACGACCACCACCCTAACGACCACCACCCTAATGACCACCACCCTAGCGACCACCACCCTAACGACCACCACCCTAACGACCACCACCCTAACGACCACCACCCTAACGACCACCACCCTAACGACCACCACCCTAACGACCACCACCCTAACGACCACCACCCTAGCGACCACCACCCTAACGACCACCACCCTAACGACCACCACCCTAACGACCACCACCCTAACGACCACCACCCTAGCGACCACCACCCTAACGACCACCACCCTAACGACCACCACCCTAACGACCACCACCCTAATGACCACCACCCTAACGACCACCACCCTAACGTGTGGAGAAACTAAACTCCAGTAATGACCACCACCCGGTACCATGACATCGTAGATGGCCTTTGCTGGACACTGCTGCCGTTTCTGTAACTCCTTCTGTAACTGCTCAATTATGTCTTTGTCCAGCTTTGAGGAGAGTATGTGAGAGCTGATGACAATACGAAATTTGAACACTGATAGTGATATCaaagaaacatggagaaagaTTGGGGACCGGTTTGTTGTCAATCTGAAAAGGGTGAAGGAGACGAGGAGGGGGTCTGCTGCTGGTGTGTGTCCCATCGACTGTCAGACAACTGGATTGGCTTCGTGTTCACGTGAAACATCGTCAGACAGACACCAATATGGCAGATATGGTATGTACTCGTCAATGTAACAATGcagagggctccgtatagctccgcagtgacatgattggttgatgttaggtgagggcgggaggtcctgtgaTTGGTTGATGTtaggtgagggcgggaggtcctgtgattggttgacggtaggtgagggcgggaggtcctgtataaacacaaactcacttccttgataacttccttcacaacagctctgagCTGCTCCGCGAAGCGCAATAAGtctgaatgccctgacttctgcagaggccacatcaccatatatactgccctgacttctgcagaggccgcatcaccatatatactgccctgacttctgcagaggccacatcaccatatatactgccctgacttctgcagaggccacatcaccaatatactgccctgacttctgcagaggccacatcaccatatatactgccctgacttctgcagaggccacatcaccatatatactgccctgacttctgcagaggccacatcaccatatatactgccctgacttctgcagaggccacatcaccatatatactgccctgacttctgcagaggccacataaccatatatactgccctgacttctgcagaggccgcatcaccatatatactgccctgacttctgcagaggccacataaccatatatactgccctgacttctgcagaggccacatcaccatatatactgccctgacttctgcagaggccacatcaccatatatactgccctgacttctgcagaggccacatcaccatatatactgccctgacttctgcagaggccacatcaccatatatactgccctgacttctgcagaggccacatcaccatatatactgccctgacttctgcagaggccacatcaccatatatactgccctgacttctgcagaggccacatcaccatatatactgccctgacttctgcagaggccacataaccatatatactgccctgacttctgcagaggccgcatcaccatatatactgccctgacttctgcagaggccacataaccatatatactgccctgacttctgcagaggccacatcaccatatatactgccctgacttctgcagaggccacatcaccatatatactgccctgacttctgcagaggccacatcaccatatatactgccctgacttctgcagaggccacatcaccatatatactgccctgacttctgcagaggccacatcaccatatatactgccctgacttctgcagaggccacatcaccatatatactgccctgacttctgcagaggccacatcaccatatatactgccctgacttctgcagaggccacatcaccatatatactgccctgacttctgcagaggccacataaccatatatactgccctgacttctgcagaggccgcatcaccatatatactgccctgacttctgcagaggccacataaccatatatactgccctgacttctgcagaggccacatcaccatatatactgccctgacttctgcagaggccacatcaccatatatactgccctgacttctgcagaggccacatcaccatatatactgccctgacttctgcagaggccgcatcaccatatatactgccctgacttctgcagaggccacatCACCATATAcgctgccctgacttctgcagaggccacatcaccatatatactgccctgacttctgcagaggccacatCACCATATAcgctgccctgacttctgcagaggccacatcaccatatatactgccctgacttctgcagaggccacatcaccatatatactgccctgacttctgcagaggaagTGACTTCCACATCaccatatatactgccctgacttctgcagaggccacatcaccatatatactgccctgacttctgcagaggaagTGACTTCCACATCaccatatatactgccctgacttctgcagaggccacatcaccatatatactgccctgacttctgcagaggccacataaccatatatactgccctgacttctgcagaggaagTGACTTCCACATCaccatatatactgccctgacttctgcagaggaagTGACTTCCACATCaccatatatactgccctgacttctgcagaggccacatCACCATATAtgctgccctgacttctgcagaggccacatcaccatatatactgccctgacttctgcagaggaagTGACTTCCACATCaccatatatactgccctgacttctgcagaggccacatcaccatatatactgccctgacttctgcagaggccacatcaccaatatactgccctgacttctgcagaggaagTAACTTCCACATCaccatatatactgccctgacttctgcagaggccacatcaccatatatactgccctgacttctgcagaggccacatcaccatatatacttccctgacttctgcagaggccacatcaccatatatactgccctgacttctgcagaggccacatcaccatatatactgccctgacttctgcagaggccacataaccatatatactgccctgacttctgcagagagTAGCGTCTTCCACATCaccatatatactgccctgacttctgcagaggccacatcaccatatatactgccctgacttctgcagaggccacatcaccatatatactgccctgacttctgcagaggccacatcaccatatatactgccctgacttctgcagaggccacatcaccatatatactgccctgacttctgcagaggccacatcaccatatatactaccctgacttctgcagaggaagTGACTTCCACATCaccatatatactgccctgacttctgcagaggaagTGACTTCCACATCACCATATAcgctgccctgacttctgcagaggaagTGACTTCCACATCaccatatatactgccctgacttctgcagaggaagTGACTTCCACATCACCATATAcgctgccctgacttctgcagaggaagTGACTTCCACATCaccatatatactgccctgacttctgcagaggccacatcaccatatatactgccctgacttctgcagaggccacatcaccatatatactgccctgacttctgcagaggccgcatCACCATATAcgctgccctgacttctgcagaggccacatcaccatatatactgccctgacttctgcagaggccacatcaccatatatactgccctgacttatgcagaggccacatcaccatatatactgccctgacttctgcagaggccacatCACCATATAcgctgccctgacttctgcagaggccacatcaccatatatactgccctgacttctgcagaggaagTGACTTCCACATCaccatatatactgccctgacttctgcagaggaagTGACTTCCACATCaccatatatactgccctgacttctgcagaggccacatcaccatatatactgccctgacttctgcagaggccacatcaccatatatactgccctgacttctgcagaggaagTGACTTCCACATCACCATATAcgctgccctgacttctgcagaggaagTGACTTCCACTTCACCATATAcgctgccctgacttctgcagaggaagTGACTTCCACATCaccatatatactgccctgacttctgcagaggccacatcaccatatatactgccctgacttctgcagaggccacatcaccatatatactgccctgacttctgcagaggccacatcaccatatatactgccctgacttctgcagaggccacatcaccatatatactgccctgacttctgcagaggccacatcaccatatatactgccctaacttctgcagaggccacatCACCATATAtgctgccctgacttctgcagaggccacatCACCATATAcgctgcatggccaatgcagatgTTGGATTGACCAAGCAGCACCTTTAAGCCTCATGTCTATCAATCTTTGCGTTCCGGCGGAAGTCATTCATTGTCAATGAAGCAGTCCGCAACGCTGCGTTGGGGTATGCGTTCTGTGTACGGCATACCGTCAATATTTTAAACTTGTGCGTTGCTTTACCGTGCGGTGGTACAAACAGAAGTTCATAAACAGTCAAGCCGGTTAGCTAGCAAACTAACTACAAAGCTAACCACTTTGCTAGATAGCTTAGCTAAGAAATTGCCAGTACCTAGCTTCCACTTTCCAGCTAATTATTTCACATTCAACTGACCAGGTAATCCAATCATTTTAGCATGGAGGTCCCGGTAGCAATCAGCGCTTTGGTTGAACACAGGCAGGGAACCCAGAGACAGCGAAAATGACCTTCTCCATGCTGCAAACATTTCTGCAGCCTTGTGAAGCACTTGTGCTTCAAAATACGGAAAATGCGGACTAGACAGCTGGTAAAGACAACATACGGCAAACCTCATGCACATTcggcacgcacacgcacacgcacacgcacacacacacacacacacacacacacacacacacacacacacacagacacacacacacacacacacacagacacagacacagacagacacacacagacacacacgcatacgcacacgcacatgcacatgcacacacacacacacacacacacacacacagacacacacacacacacacacacacagacacacacacacacacacacacagacacacacacacacacacacacacacagacacacacgcgcacacgcacacacacacacacacacacagacacacacacacacacgcacacacacacgcacacacacacacacacacacacacacagacagacacacacacacacacacacacacacagacagacacacacacacacagacacacacacagacagacacacacacacacacacacacagacacacagacacttataacaataacatctgctactGCCAGTGTATAGCAGAGCAGTGGTTCCGATTAAAGTGTACGCTAGTGGAgatcagaggaggaggaggaagacgaggaggaggagaggagaggagaggagaggagaggagaggaggggagaggagaggagaggagaggagaggagaggagaggagaggagaggagaggagaggagaggagaggagaggagaggagaggaggtgagaggagaggagaggagaggagaagtttCGACTTCCTGTGTCTGATCATAGTGAACGACAAAGTCTGGCATCATATTGAATACAGATAGGTAGAGGGGGCGTGGAGATAGGTAGAGGGGGCGTGGAGATAGGTAGAGGGGGCGTGGAGATAGGTAGAGGGGGCGTGGAGATAGGTAGAGGGGGCGTGGTCACTAACTGGACGTTGTTTACTTCCAACGACCAACACACAGTGTCTCAGAACATCTCAGAACATTTCTGATCttttgaaaatgtttgtttttcgcCACCCTTGTGGTGTTCTGTGTCTGGCTCTGCTAGCAAGCAAGAAAATTAGTTATCTTTCACCGTTCTACCGACCAGAGATTCACCACGATGCTGCCAGTGGCTTGCGGCTATCAAGAATGATGCCCCTTACGGTGACCAAAGATTATCAGAGGAATTTTCAGGCTGAACTGACAGGGAATCCATTTTGAAGACAGTTGAGAAGTGATGCAATACCATTGTTCTTTCCCTTCACAACAAAACGGTAGATTCTCGATTAGAGGTAACGTGacgttagctagcatgctagcctAACTGGTCtaggtaagttagctagctagctaacgttacagtcaTGTATTGAACTCTGAAAGGTATCAGCTAAATcaaatagctagctagttatcttttggatacacactgtcaatcaatttggcctatgccatggtagtcactgctagcctggtaccttcagcagagtaaacatgtttATTTGTTCATTGTATCgttgactaacgttagctagcattaGCAAATGAGAGTAGCGCAATCTGGTAGCCATCTATTCCACCCTTGTCTGGAAAATACTAAAATTATAATTgtcaatatacagtgccttcagaaagtattcataccccttgactttttccacatgttattgtcttacagcctgaatttaaaatggaataaattgagattgtgtgtcactggtttacacacaataccccataatctcaaagtggaattatgtttttagaattttttacaaattaattaaaaatgaaaagctgaaatgtcttgagtcaatgtTTTGGCAAATATTACTCACAGGATATTTACTGTACAGGATGTTTACTGTACAGGATGTTTACATGACCCTCTAAGATGAAAATAAATAGAAGCCTTATTTTCCAGTATCCTGCCTACACCCCATAATGTAACTGGCTACTGTAGTCCCCTTCAAGTAGTCTGACAATGATGACATGCTGGCTAATGTAACTGGCTACTGTAGTCCCCTTCAAGTAGTCTGACAATGATGACATGCTGGCTAATGTAACTGGCTACTGTAGTCCCCTTCAAGTTAGTCTGACAATGATGACAAGCTGGCTAGGTAAACAGTGTCTAGACTGAGTGGATCCGAGCCATATAAATAGAATGTATGGGATGCGCCCTTCACAATCTGGGTCTACAAAAACAATAATGTATATGACCAAACAGTGTAAAGTATAAAGTCAATAGTGGTAGTAGAGAACAACATGTTGCTTGTAATTGCCAGTTTAGTTTGTCTACCAATAATCTCCTACCTGTAAACCCACACCCAAGAGGAAGACAAACAGCCTCACACTTGTCCACTAACACCCTTTAAACAATGACTTTACAGTCTTCAAGTATACAAGACCAAGAAAGACATCAGTCGTATGGCAGCAGGTAGGCTTTCGGTGAgagttttgggctggtaactgaaaggttgctggttcgaatccccgagccaacaaggtgaaacatctgtctatgtgcccatgagcaaggcacttaatcctaactgctcctgttagtcgctctggataacagcgtctgctaaattagctaaatgtaaatgttttgtgcCATCATCAATACGTGTTATAAATTAAGATGCTTAATGATCCCTGAGCctgttacagtgaggggaaaaaaagtatttgatcccctgctgattttgtacgtttgccc
This genomic window contains:
- the LOC121559247 gene encoding histidine-rich glycoprotein-like; this translates as MTTTLATTTPNDHHPNDHHPNDHHPNDHHPSDYHPNDHHPNDHHPNDHHPNDHHPNDHHPSDHHPNDHHPNDHHPNDHHPNDHHPSDHHPNDHHPNDHHPNDHHPNDHHPNDHHPNDHHPNDHHPSDHHPNDHHPNDHHPNEHHPNDHHHNDHHPNDHHPNDHHPNDHHPSDHHPNDHHPNDHHPNDHHPNDHHPSDHHPNDHHPNDHHPNDHHPNDHHPNDHHPNDHHPNDHHPSDHHPNDHHPNDHHPNDHHPNDHHPSDHHPNDHHPNDHHPNDHHPNDHHPNDHHPNVWRN